A window of Saccharomyces paradoxus chromosome XIII, complete sequence contains these coding sequences:
- the STB4 gene encoding Stb4p (transcription factor~similar to YMR019W) — protein MTAIRNTGDALETSTAASKENGRGRLRVQKACELCKKRKVKCDGNKPCLNCSKHQKECRYDFKVTNRRRRRRQATSPSQDVSKKYAETRDAFSKDLLNKTNININAPSDGLSSSASNSPNPNAHYSNIPSTLPFMSGRPNHAFHSSGNINGENNTNAFAEDHMAKLLLQLSSKLGNTTNESSNKTNRADDNDVNINPTVINMTSSQEGGNTSHGSDMCESSEALHNNNINSKENKIISSQITNIVNSHFASPWQTFSLDKYRFHRRYQNILPYYLGASILKDLSPQTIEYAKLKRPRVQNYGWNLSGGHYLKYNSDFKIHDKNISHESKFFDFDDPIHLSLINKLLRYYFDEINPVFSIIHEATFWQQYNNKFLRQGKQNNSSAKLFTSILYLILSTTLRFGEGHLDGQKGQGIYSDSSLNITLEEKSVLVKKPSIEEKLFKYAYSIINTLTFEWESFELIQSWLLITFYFRTCYRQTACWNALSQAVNMCNGMSLYLNKFPEIHSTYDESKAWHCFWCCFIMDKLISFQMGRYYQLSLPVSEMCEQMNLVKSKKFLQEEDDWFHQETFQMLDLSIIVTQFLKRDAQDLNLNETVQLRSQLGQWYDTFIASNKINAYDGNYRCFYQVQPFMTYLDIRLTFEVRQLFCLITPSSTTNNKSLEYVVDTHLLISHCQMATENLVEITRSNVFFVPWWLNLSQLFTVNLICIIYLHAGIALAQNKAIMQSCQQIWRTLECSKPKNPSSMLPECLWCLKMLNHMFCIRLRDSALQLETTLGTDHGDDTPNKNKFEQFKKVGDHDADIEVDADEREEENADERQENPPKNNRRVPLVSRSHNTTNFNDSIVIPPASGVTNLGTDVGLPSDVLDAVSKIGNSPDVFDDDLFSNLLWFDQNFA, from the coding sequence ATGACAGCTATCAGGAATACTGGTGATGCACTTGAAACGAGTACAGCCGcaagtaaagaaaatggaagaGGTAGACTAAGGGTCCAAAAAGCGTGTGAGCTTTGCAAGAAGAGAAAGGTTAAATGCGATGGTAATAAGCCTTGCCTAAACTGCTCCaaacatcaaaaagaaTGTCGTTATGATTTCAAAGTCACAAACCgtcgaagaagaaggcgaCAGGCTACATCACCAAGCCAGGACGTTAGTAAGAAATATGCCGAAACCCGTGACGCTTTTTCTAAAGACCTGttaaataaaacaaatattAACATAAATGCTCCCTCAGATGGCCTATCCTCGTCTGCTAGCAACTCTCCCAATCCCAATGCACATTATTCTAATATACCATCCACTTTACCCTTTATGAGTGGTAGACCAAACCATGCATTCCATTCCAGTGGTAACATAAATGGAGAGAATAATACTAACGCCTTTGCTGAGGACCACATGGCTAAGTTACTACTGCAATTGAGTTCAAAGTTGGGGAATACAACTAACGAATCGTCAAATAAAACCAATAGAGCCGATGATAATGATGTCAATATAAATCCGACAGTAATAAACATGACCAGTAGTCAGGAAGGTGGCAACACTAGCCACGGATCTGACATGTGTGAATCTTCAGAAGCCCTTCATAATAACAACATCAATTCTAAGGAAAATAAGATAATCAGCTCTCAAATAACTAATATTGTTAATAGTCATTTTGCATCACCCTGGCAgacattttctttagatAAATATAGATTTCACCGACGCTACCAAAATATACTACCTTATTACCTTGGCGCATCTATTTTGAAGGATTTATCGCCGCAGACAATAGAATATGCGAAATTGAAACGGCCAAGAGTCCAAAACTATGGTTGGAACTTATCCGGCGGCcattatttaaaatataACAGTGACTTCAAAATTCATGACAAAAATATAAGCCATGAATCTAAATTTTTCGACTTTGATGACCCTATTCACTTATCTTTAATCAATAAATTACTAagatattattttgatgaaatcaaTCCTGTGTTCAGTATCATTCATGAAGCAACATTTTGGCAACAATATAACAATAAGTTTCTACGGCAAGGTAAACAGAATAACTCATCCGCGAAGTTGTTCACCTCGATACTTTATCTTATTTTGTCTACTACACTAAGATTCGGAGAAGGGCATCTAGATGGTCAAAAAGGACAAGGAATCTACAGTGACTCGTCTTTAAATATCACTctcgaagaaaaatctGTTTTGGTCAAAAAACCTTCCATAGAGGagaaattattcaaatatGCTTATTCGATAATCAACACACTGACCTTTGAATGGGAGTCATTTGAATTAATACAATCGTGGCTTTTGATAACCTTCTATTTTAGAACCTGTTATAGACAAACGGCTTGTTGGAACGCGTTAAGTCAGGCAGTAAACATGTGTAATGGGATGAGTCTATATCTAAACAAGTTTCCTGAGATTCATTCCACTTACGATGAATCAAAAGCGTGGCATTGTTTCTGGTGTTGCTTTATAATGGATAAACTGATAAGTTTTCAAATGGGTCGGTATTACCAACTATCATTGCCCGTTAGTGAGATGTGCGAACAGATGAATCTAgtgaaatcaaagaaattcttgcaagaagaagatgattgGTTTCATCAggaaacttttcaaatgcTAGATTTATCCATAATAGTGACGCAGTTTCTAAAAAGAGACGCGCAGgatttaaatttaaatgAGACTGTACAATTGCGGAGTCAACTTGGTCAATGGTACGACACCTTTATAGCTAGCAATAAAATCAATGCGTATGACGGCAATTATCGTTGCTTCTACCAAGTTCAACCATTCATGACATATCTGGATATAAGATTGACTTTCGAAGTAAGACAGTTATTTTGTCTAATAACCCCTTCATCTACcacaaataataaatccTTAGAATATGTCGTGGATACTCATTTATTAATTTCCCATTGTCAAATGGCTACTGAGAATTTGGTTGAAATTACGAGAAGCAATGTCTTCTTTGTCCCCTGGTGGTTAAACCTTTCTCAGCTATTCACGGTAAATTTGATATGCATTATCTACCTGCACGCAGGGATTGCCTTGGCACAAAATAAAGCCATCATGCAAAGCTGCCAACAAATTTGGCGAACTCTAGAGTGCTctaaaccaaaaaatccATCTTCAATGCTTCCTGAGTGCTTATGGTGTTTGAAAATGCTAAATCATATGTTTTGTATACGGCTGAGAGATTCTGCCTTGCAATTGGAGACTACTCTCGGAACTGACCATGGTGATGACACCCctaacaaaaataaatttgaGCAGTTCAAGAAAGTTGGTGACCACGATGCGGATATCGAAGTTGATGCTGATGAGagggaagaagaaaatgcagatgaaagacaagaaaatcCGCCCAAAAATAACAGAAGAGTACCATTAGTTTCAAGATCTCATAACACCACCAACTTCAACGATTCAATTGTGATTCCTCCGGCAAGTGGTGTAACAAATCTAGGCACAGATGTTGGATTGCCCTCAGATGTGCTCGATGCTGTCAGTAAAATAGGGAACTCTCCAGACGtgtttgatgatgatttgttttccaatttACTATGGTTTGACCAAAATTTTGCATAA
- the FMS1 gene encoding polyamine oxidase (Polyamine oxidase~similar to YMR020W), whose protein sequence is MNTVSPAKKTVIIIGAGIAGLKAASTLHQNGVRDCIILEARDRIGGRLQTVTGYQGRKYDVGASWHHDTLTNPLFLEEAQLSLKDGKTRFVFDDDNFIYIDEERGRVDHDEKLLLEIVDNEMSKFAELEFHQNLGVADCSFFQLVMKYLLQRRQFLTNEQIRYFPQLCRYLELWHGLDWKLLSAKDTYFGHQGRNAFALNYDSVVQRIAHSFPQNWLRLSCEVNSITRESSLNAIVKCEDGTIYNADYVIITVPQSVLSLSVQPDEDSRGRIGFQPALKPVIQEAFDKIHFGALGKVIFEFEECCWSNESSKIATLANSTNEFVEIVRNAKNLDELGSMLEKEESKKHTSVTCWSQPLLFVNLSKSTGVASFMMLMQAPLTNYIESIREDKEHLFRFFQPVLNKIMKCLGSENVINGMNPEEDHTNVNKPVLKNIIVSNWTRDPYSRGAYSACFPGDDPVDMVVAMSNGQDSRIRFAGEHTIMDGAGCAYGAWESGRREATRISNLLQ, encoded by the coding sequence ATGAATACAGTTTCACCAGCCAAAAAAACCGTCATAATAATCGGTGCAGGTATTGCTGGGCTTAAAGCTGCATCTACACTACATCAAAATGGTGTTCGAGATTGCATTATTCTTGAAGCCAGAGATCGAATCGGTGGTAGATTGCAAACCGTTACAGGCTATCAAGGTCGAAAATATGATGTAGGCGCTAGCTGGCACCATGACACGTTGACAAATCCTTTGTTTTTAGAAGAGGCTCAACTAAGTTTGAAAGATGGGAAGACGAGATTTGTCTTTGATGACGATAATTTTATTTACATCGATGAAGAACGTGGAAGGGTAGACCATGACGAGAAGCTGCTTCTTGAGATCGTGGACAATGAAATGAGCAAATTCGCAGAGTTAGAATTCCATCAAAATTTAGGAGTTGCAGATTGCtccttttttcaattggtaatgaaatatttactACAAAGACGCCAGTTTCTTACAAATGAGCAAATAAGATATTTCCCGCAACTTTGTCGATATCTAGAATTGTGGCATGGCTTAGACTGGAAGCTTCTGAGTGCCAAGGATACGTATTTCGGTCACCAAGGAAGAAACGCCTTTGCTTTGAATTACGACTCTGTGGTTCAAAGAATTGCTCACAGTTTTCCTCAAAATTGGTTAAGGCTAAGTTGTGAAGTAAATTCGATTACGCGAGAGTCGTCGCTGAATGCGATAGTGAAGTGTGAAGACGGTACTATATACAATGCTGACTATGTTATTATTACAGTACCTCAAAGTGTATTGAGTTTATCAGTACAACCTGACGAAGATTCGCGAGGAAGAATAGGATTCCAACCAGCATTAAAACCAGTAATTCAAGAGGCTTTTGACAAGATCCACTTTGGCGCACTAGGTAAAGTAATTTTTGAGTTTGAGGAATGTTGTTGGTCGAACGAAAGTTCTAAAATTGCAACTTTGGCTAACTCTACTAATGAATTCGTTGAAATAGTACGTAATGCTAAAAATTTAGATGAATTGGGTTCTATGCTGGAAAAGGAAGAGTCCAAAAAGCATACGAGCGTTACTTGCTGGAGTCAACCTTTACTTTTCGTAAATCTATCGAAAAGCACAGGAGTAGCAAGTTTTATGATGTTGATGCAGGCACCGCTTACGAATTACATAGAATCCATTAGAGAAGATAAAGAGCATCTTTTCAGATTCTTTCAACCTGTTCTGAACAAGATTATGAAGTGTTTGGGTTCTGAAAATGTGATTAACGGAATGAATCCAGAGGAAGATCATACAAATGTTAATAAACCAGTCTTGAAAAACATTATCGTTAGTAATTGGACACGTGATCCTTACTCTCGTGGCGCTTATTCGGCCTGCTTTCCAGGAGATGATCCCGTTGATATGGTTGTGGCCATGTCTAATGGCCAGGACTCCCGCATAAGATTCGCAGGCGAACACACTATCATGGATGGCGCTGGCTGTGCCTATGGTGCTTGGGAAAGCGGAAGGCGGGAGGCAACTCGAATCTCTAATTTATTGCAATAG
- the PEX9 gene encoding Pex9p (similar to YMR018W) produces the protein MNEVTCSVTNGNPIDKINNELRLKWNNLSKFSDFQTNGSAARNANTIEYIFTNCQKSNSTSKIDFQVALPVDKPKHGGSSGKELSGLENQWSKEFSCFHRNKSADVAKPGTKKHEKCPIKFHDKHFAPYHSTAYHQNRIYPCRKSYNESSSVSNGWESQFKLIESQLINDLTIENNVEEKNIGYEYVAEYEETIGFKHRLLSVPQTYQFLKSNIYLSERDPYKIGCVLMENGSNLNEVVMAFEAAISQNPDHVNAWLKLGVVNIENESESNGELALRNCLNLDPNNTLALESLAIHYVNQQNEPESLKLFHKWILSKFSKFLHPFTGKDENSVNKIPEKSHLVRILESLLNMGIKKTDQYDVYSVLSVLYYSDQKIQQSRECLEFLLSEWPNNGIIWNRYGAILANTESYHSAINAYNKSKQLRPNFTRVRYNLAIAYMNKGEYVKASKMLIEVILLRSNGYEHNKAKMQNKFMQNLKNALIASKKFDFLDLINGSHNVESLLSTLKTIYNKMG, from the coding sequence ATGAACGAAGTCACTTGTTCCGTAACTAATGGTAATCCAATTGATAAGATCAACAATGAACTAAGGTTGAAATGGAATAATCTGAGTAAATTCTCCGATTTTCAGACTAACGGTAGCGCCGCACGAAATGCCAATACAATAGAGTATATCTTTACCAACTGTCAAAAAAGCAACAGTACCAGTAAGATAGATTTCCAGGTCGCATTACCGGTAGATAAACCCAAACATGGTGGTAGTAGCGGAAAAGAATTGTCAGGACTTGAGAACCAATGGTCAAAGGAATTCTCTTGTTTTCACAGGAATAAAAGTGCCGATGTGGCTAAGCCTGGTACAAAGAAGCATGAGAAATGCCCCATAAAATTTCACGATAAGCATTTTGCACCTTACCACAGTACAGCGTATCACCAAAACCGCATATATCCTTGTAGAAAATCTTACAATGAGAGCTCATCTGTTTCTAATGGCTGGGAATCTCAGTTCAAATTAATTGAAAGCCAGTTAATAAATGACCTAACAATAGAAAACAAtgtagaagaaaaaaacattgGTTACGAATATGTGGCAGAATACGAAGAAACAATAGGTTTCAAACATAGGCTGTTATCCGTACCGCAAACATATCAATTTCTAAAATCGAACATCTACTTAAGCGAACGGGACCCATATAAAATAGGATGTGTACTAATGGAAAACGGTTCCAATTTGAACGAAGTTGTGATGGCGTTTGAAGCAGCCATCTCACAAAATCCGGATCATGTAAATGCATGGCTAAAGTTAGGTGTAgttaatattgaaaatgaaagcgAAAGCAATGGTGAGCTTGCTTTGCGAAATTGCTTGAACTTGGATCCAAATAATACGCTTGCATTGGAAAGTTTAGCAATTCACTATGTAAACCAACAAAATGAACCAGAGTCCTTGAAGCTTTTTCATAAATggattctttcaaaattttcaaagtttttaCATCCTTTTACAGGAAAAGACGAGAACAGCGTCAATAAAATCCCGGAAAAGTCTCATTTAGTGCGTATTCTGGAATCTTTGTTGAATATGggtataaaaaaaacagacCAATATGATGTATATTCAGTATTATCAGTCTTATATTATTCCGATCAGAAAATACAGCAGTCTCGGGAATGTTTGGAGTTCTTACTATCGGAGTGGCCCAATAATGGAATAATATGGAATAGATATGGAGCAATTTTAGCCAATACTGAGTCATATCACTCTGCAATAAATGCGTACAATAAATCCAAACAACTAAGACCGAATTTTACAAGGGTGCGTTATAATTTAGCAATTGCCTACATGAATAAAGGTGAATATGTAAAAGCAAGCAAAATGTTGATTGAAGTTATATTGTTACGAAGTAATGGATATGAACACAACAAGGcaaaaatgcaaaacaAATTTATGCAAAATCTAAAAAATGCTCTAATcgcttcaaaaaaatttgattttcttgatttaaTAAATGGCTCTCACAATGTAGAATCGTTATTATCAACCTTAAAAACTATATATAACAAGATGGGTTAG
- the UBC7 gene encoding E2 ubiquitin-conjugating protein UBC7 (Ubiquitin conjugating enzyme~similar to YMR022W): MSKTAQKRLLKELQQLIKDSPPGIVAGPKSENNIFVWDCLIQGPPDTPYADGVFNAKLEFPKDYPLSPPKLTFTPSILHPNIYPNGEVCISILHSPGDDPNMYELAEERWSPVQSVEKILLSVMSMLSEPNIESGANIDACILWRDNRPEFERQVKLSILKSLGF; the protein is encoded by the coding sequence ATGTCGAAAACCGCTCAGAAACGTCTGCTTAAGGAGCTCCAACAGTTAATCAAAGATTCTCCACCGGGTATAGTGGCTGGTCCCAAATCAGAGAATAATATATTCGTTTGGGACTGTCTAATTCAAGGGCCTCCTGATACGCCATACGCTGATGGCGTTTTTAATGCTAAGCTAGAATTCCCAAAAGACTATCCATTATCTCCCCCTAAACTTACGTTCACACCCAGCATACTACATCCAAATATTTACCCAAATGGGGAAGTGTGCATATCCATTCTACACTCCCCCGGTGATGATCCTAACATGTACGAGTTAGCGGAAGAAAGATGGTCGCCGGTACAAAGCGTAGAGAAAATCCTGTTAAGTGTTATGAGCATGCTGAGTGAGCCCAATATCGAAAGTGGTGCCAACATCGATGCTTGCATCTTGTGGAGAGATAATAGACCTGAGTTTGAGAGACAGGTAAAGTTGTCtattttgaaatcattAGGATTCTGA
- the MAC1 gene encoding Mac1p (Copper-sensing transcription factor~similar to YMR021C): MIIFNGNKYACASCIRGHRSSTCRHSHRMLIKVRTRGRPSPMAIRDAILVDSTSQSTEYENGAQIEGNCCSAMNQQPILFVRASAIRKARMINGKLHILMEEGCTAHEPKDISTFTDDGNKYITEMEFLRKHSPKAPATGTISPDSTRSSSSNEKKESSQMQQEPIRHLSNCCKKDKARNPVSDDKMSKAPSDDMFTPYSSLESTSTFNDILQENYNSSVPGAHDSSETLTPQSTTTVAAHHSSDIASKVEVLTHKGIFLSTQCSCEDESCPCVNCLIHRSEEELNSYIQQSGVPLTNMGEAQITDKMMDYLDDCKCSNKECLCPPDNCTCDGCFSHSTNIIPFEKFFFYGILNVRLTRKTQIKFKGKLVPSKYWWDFLKLQVPLMTDAQLELLDIQAWFQKLVSNYAPHLSDANTS, translated from the coding sequence ATGATAATATTTAATGGGAACAAATATGCGTGTGCATCGTGCATCAGAGGACATCGCTCTTCAACATGTAGGCATTCCCACCGTATGTTAATCAAGGTGAGAACTAGAGGAAGACCCTCTCCCATGGCTATCAGGGACGCTATTCTAGTAGACTCTACTTCTCAAAGTACGGAGTATGAAAACGGTGCACAGATTGAAGGAAACTGCTGCAGCGCAATGAATCAACAGCCAATACTATTTGTGCGTGCCTCTGCTATTAGAAAGGCAAGAATGATAAACGGTAAACTGCATATATTGATGGAGGAAGGTTGCACTGCTCATGAACCTAAAGATATTAGCACCTTTACCGACGATGGTAACAAATATATCACCGAAATGGAGTTTCTTAGGAAACACTCTCCCAAAGCTCCAGCAACAGGAACAATATCTCCAGACTCTACTAGGTCATCCTCTTCgaatgagaaaaaagagagtaGCCAGATGCAGCAGGAGCCTATACGACATTTGTCGAACTGCTGTAAGAAAGATAAAGCACGTAATCCAGTTTCCGACGACAAGATGAGCAAGGCACCGTCTGATGATATGTTTACGCCATACAGCTCCCTGGAATCAACCTCCACttttaatgatattttacaagaaaactaTAATAGTTCTGTTCCTGGGGCGCATGATAGTTCGGAAACACTCACCCCACAAAGTACAACAACGGTAGCTGCACATCACTCCAGTGACATTGCTTCGAAAGTTGAAGTTCTGACTCATAAGGGTATTTTCTTAAGCACGCAATGCTCTTGTGAAGATGAAAGCTGTCCATGTGTCAATTGTTTAATCCATAGGAGTGAAGAGGAATTGAATTCTTATATCCAACAAAGTGGTGTTCCTTTAACCAATATGGGTGAAGCTCAAATTACCGATAAGATGATGGACTATTTGGATGATTGTAAATGCTCTAACAAGGAATGCCTATGTCCTCCAGATAACTGCACTTGTGATGGTTGTTTTTCTCACTCTACAAATATAATTCCATTTGAgaagttctttttctatGGAATTCTGAATGTAAGACTAACAAGGAAAACTCaaataaaatttaaagGTAAACTAGTGCCGTCAAAATATTGGTGggattttttgaagttgcAAGTGCCATTAATGACAGATGCCCAGTTGGAATTACTTGATATTCAGGCGTGGTTTCAAAAGTTAGTCTCTAATTATGCACCACATCTAAGTGATGCTAACACTTCATAA